The following are from one region of the Polyangiaceae bacterium genome:
- the rplU gene encoding 50S ribosomal protein L21, whose product MASAIIKTGGKQYSVSEGDVLRVAKLAGNPGENIAFEEVLMVGGDQPKFGKPTVSGAKVEGQIVSHGRGEKLIVFKFKRRKKYHRKNGHRQDYTEVKITGIKA is encoded by the coding sequence ATGGCAAGCGCGATTATCAAGACGGGTGGCAAGCAGTACAGCGTCTCCGAGGGAGACGTCCTGCGTGTCGCCAAACTAGCAGGCAACCCGGGCGAGAACATCGCCTTCGAAGAGGTTCTGATGGTCGGTGGCGATCAGCCGAAGTTCGGCAAGCCCACGGTCAGCGGAGCGAAGGTCGAAGGTCAGATCGTGTCGCACGGGCGCGGTGAGAAGCTCATCGTGTTCAAGTTCAAGCGGCGGAAGAAGTACCACCGCAAGAACGGTCACCGTCAGGACTACACCGAGGTCAAGATCACCGGCATCAAAGCCTGA